Sequence from the Thermococcus nautili genome:
AAAGCGGGCTCTCAGCCCCTCGGGGAGGGCCTTCCCCCCGGTTACCCCTACCTCCCGATAAGGCCGGAAGGCTCGGGGTTATGGTTTTTATAGCCTTCCTCAAAATATTAAACGCTCCAACCAAATCCGCGTTAAAGACAAGCCCCGTCGCGGGACACAAATAAAGACCACGAACAAAACGAGCCCCCTCGTGGGGCCTCCCGCAAACGGGACAAGTTTTCGAAGTGAAAGCCTCATCAACGAGCTCAACCTGAACACCATACTCCTCAGCAACTTCCGTCAAGCGTTTGATAACGTAATTAAACCGCCAAACGCGAGAGAGGAGAAAATTCTGCTTTTTACCCCTATCAGAATTCCGAGCTATGCCCTTAGGATAGCCAATCACGATTTTAGAAACGCCCAACTCGTAGAGTTTCCGGACAGTCTGCCTGACTGCTGTGTTAATGTAGTGTTTGGCCTGAAGTTTCGCCTTCTCGTGCATTCTCTTGAGTTTCCTACTCGTCTTGACCCCACTCTTGTTGAGTTTTGACTGGTAATCGGCAATCCTCTTCCTCCAGTAGAAGTCAATACTCTTTAGTGGTCTCCCGTTCACGAGAAAGCTTTCTCCATTCTCAACGTAAACGGCCATTAAATTGTTCACTCCTAAGTCAATGCCAGCCAAGAGGCTTCCTTTAGGTTGCCTTGGGATGCTCACCCATTCTTCGCCCTCAAGTTTCTCCCCAACAGTAAGGTTGACGTGAGCATACCACTTCCACCTAACAGGGTCGTAGGTTATCTCTAAGCGCCCCTGCCTGCCCTTCAGGTGAATTCTTCCTTTGAATTGGATTTCCAAGCGTTTGAATTCCCCAATGCCTTTGAGAATTAGTTTGTTGCCCTCAATCCTGTACTGGTCGTTCCGGAGGACGATTAAGGGTTTTCTCTTTCCGTCCTCCTTCAGGTAGTTTGGTAGTTTGGGTTTAAGCCAGTCTGGTAGTTCACCATTCCTCTTCTTCCGAAGGAGGGAGAAGAACGAACGCCAAGCTTCAGCGTTCTTCCTGCAAATTTGCTGGACTGTGGCTGAGCCAATTTCCCGTTTAAACTCTTCATAAACGGTTTTCTCTGTTGAATTAAAGTCTACGATTCGCTCTTGGAAGTATTGCCATTTTCTCAGGTAGTTTACTCGGTTCCATGCTTTGGCTCCAAGGTCGGCTAACTGGTGGAGGATTTTTGCTTGTTCTTTTGAGGGTTGGAGTTTTAGCGTTACCGTTCGCTTCATTTCAATGAATGGTATGGTTTTTAGGCTTTAAAATAGTTTGCTTTCCTGTTTAAAGACTGGTTGGTGGTTTACTGCATCCCCGCCGTGAATGGCGAGGCTTTCGAGAGAAAAATGTAAATCACCACACGAGAACAGCCCCAATGAGGGGAGATGACAAAAGGAGTTTGGCGCCGGGGCAGGGATTTGAACCCTGGCGGGCATGCGCCCACGGACTCTCCAGGCCCGCGCCTTCCCAGGCTAGGCTACCCCGGCGCATAAAGGAAATCAGGAGATGAGCTCAATCTCGATGGTGACATCCTCGGGAACGCGGATGCGCATAATCTGGCGCATGGCCCTCTCGTCGGCCTCAATGTCAACGAGCCTCTTGTGAACGCGAAGCTCCCAGCGGTCGAAGGTTGCTGAGCCCTCTCCGTCCGGGCTCTTCCTGGTGGTAATCCTTATCCTCTTGGTCGGGAGCGGGATTGGACCGCTCATCCTAACGCCGGTCCTCTCGGCAATCTGCCTAATCTGGTCGGTGACTTCGTTGAGGGCCTTAATGTTGGTGCTCGCAAGCTTAATCCTCGCCTTCTGCATTTCCGTCCCTCCTAAAGTTTAGGAAGTAAAGGAAAGGTCAGAGAAGGCCTTCACTCGGCCTTCTGGATGGAGATAACCATACCGGCGGCAACGGTCTGGCCCATGTCACGGATGGCGAACCTGCCGAGCTGCGGTATCTCCTTGACCGGCTCGATGACCATGGCCTTGGTCGGCCTGAGGATGACGATGGCGGAGTCACCGGTCTTGATGAACTGCGGGTTCTCCTCGAGGACGTTACCGGTCCTCGGGTCGAGCTTGGCGAGGAGCTGCTCGAACCTGACGGCGACCTGGGTGGTGTGGGCGTGGAGGACCGGGGTGTATCCGACGGTGATGGCGGTCGGGTGGTTGAGGACGATTATCTGGGCCTTGAAGGTGTCCTTCGGCCTGACGACGGTCGGCGGGTTGTTGGTGTGTCCGGCAACGTCACCGCGCTTTATGTCGTTCTTACCAACGCCACGGACGTTGAATCCGATGTTGTCACCCGGGTAAGCTTCCTGCATGGGCTCGTGGTGCATCTCGATGGACTTAACCTCACCCTGGATGGGCTTGTGGAAGATGGTGCTGGCCGGCTCGAAGATGACGACGTCGCCAACGCGGAGGATACCGGTCTCGACACGGCCGACCGGAACGGTACCGACACCCTTGATGGAGTAGACGTCCTGAATCGGGATGCGGAGCGGCTTGTCGGTCGGCTTCGGCGGCTCGGGTATCTGGTCGAGGGCCTCGATGAGGGTCGGGCCGTTGTACCAGGGCATCTTGTCGCTCTTCTTGACGACGTTGTCGCCCTCCCAAGCGCTAATCGGGATGACCGGGAAGTCCTTGTAGCCGAGCATCTTGAGGAGCTTCTCGACCTGGGCCTTGACCTTCTCGAAGGCCTTCTGGTCGTAGTTGACCATGTCCATCTTGTTGATGGCGACTATGATGTGGCCGATACCGAGGGTCCTGGCAAGGAAGGCGTGCTCCTTGGTCTGGGGCATGACACCGTCGGTGGCGGCAACGATGAGAACGGCGGCGTCAGCCTGGCTGGCACCGGTAATCATGTTCTTAACGAAGTCCCTGTGACCGGGAGCGTCGATGATGGTGATGTACCTGTGCGGGGTCTCGAACTTGGTGTGAGCGACGTCAATGGTGATACCCCTCTCGCGCTCCTCCTTGAGCCTGTCCATGACCCAAGCGAACTTGAAGGACTTACCCTTCTCACCCATCTCCTCGAACTTCTTGATAATCTGCTCCGGAATGTTCGCGGTGTCAAAGAGCAGCCTACCGATGGTGGTGCTCTTTCCGTGGTCGACGTGGCCTATAAAGACGATGTTAACGTGCGGCTTCTCCTTCGGCATTTTCAAACACCTCCAGTTTTTGGTCTAGTCTCGTTGACTAGGACGGCTTTTTAAATCTTTCGAACCTCGGTCCCCTCGGGCGGGGAACCCGCCGTTTACGGGGGGACCTCATGAGTTCCGACCCTAACTTGCGGGGCGAGTTTAAAAAGTTAACTAATCGCTATTGAACGCGGATTTGTTAAAATTGGGCCCCCCGTTCTCGGAGCGACGGGATTGGACTGAAGAAAAGACCGGAATGTGAACCAAAGTCAAAATTCAAGAAAGGTGAAGAAACGAGAAGCCGGGACGGCTTCACTGCTGCGGGCAGACGTCCTTCTCGGTCGGCGGGTTCGGGTCGAGGCCCTTCCTCTGGCGTATCTGCCTGATGATGTTGACTGCCAGCTCGTTCGGGACGCGCTTGAATCCGGCGTGCTCGGTGCTCCAGAGGGCCCTTCCGCTGGTCGCTCCACGGATGGCTCCGGCGAATCCGAACATCTCGGCAACCGGGGCCTCGGCGATGATAATCATGACCTCGCCTTCCTGCCTCATGTCGATGAGCTGACCGCGCCTCTGGTTGATTTCCCTGCTGACGGCACCCATGTACTCGTAGGGAACGTTGATGATGACCTTCTGGTACGGCTCGTAGAGGACCGGACCGGCCTTCATCATGGCGCAGTGGATGGCAGTCCTGATGGCCGGGTAAATCTGGGCCGGACCGCGGTGGACGTTGTCCTCGTGTATCTTGGCATCGTGGAGCCTGACGATGACCTTCATAACCGGCTCCTTGGCGAGCGGTCCCTCGTCCATCGCCATGTGGAATCCGTCAACCAGGAGGTCCATGACCTCGTTGAGGTACTGGATACCCTTGGTGTTGTCGAAGAACATGTTGCCGTTGTAGACGTCGACGATGCCCTTGGCCATCTCGTAGTCCATGCCGAGCTCGGCGAGCTTCTTGGCGACCGCCTTCGGGTCCTTCGGCCTGCCCTCGGGGATGATGCCCTCCTTGATGGCCTGGTAAATCTCGTCCGGCATCGGCTCGACTGTGATGTAGAACCTGTTGTGCTTGTTCGGGGACTTTCCTTCGACGATTGGGCTCTTCTTGGTGACGCTCTCGCGGTAGACAACTATCGGCGGGCTGACGTCAACGTCAATCTTCCAGTCTTCCTTGAGCTTGACGAGCTTGACCTCGAGGTGGAGCTCACCCATACCGCTGAGGAGGTGCTGGCCGGTCTCCTCGTCAATCTTAACGTGGAGCGTCGGGTCCTCCTTGGCGAGCTGTCTAAGAGCCTCGATGAGCCTCGGGAGGTCCTTAACGTTCTTGGCCTCGATGGCGACGGTAACGACCGGCTCGCTGACGTAGTGGAGGGCTTCAAACGGCTCGATGGGTTCTTCAGCAACGGTCTCACCGGCCATGGCGTCCCTCAGACCGGTGACGGCGACGATGTTTCCAGCAGGAACGGCCTCCATGTTAATCCTCTCGGGACCCATGTAGATACCGACCTGCTGGATTCTGGCCTTCCTCTTGCTGTTGATGAGGTAAACTTCCTTACCGCTCTTGACGGTACCGCTCCAGACACGGCCGGTGGCAACTTCTCCAGCGTGCTTGTCAATGATTATCTTGGTGACGACCATGACCATCTTGCCCTTCGGGTCGCACTTGAGCATGGCCTGGCCGACCTCGCTGTTTATGTCGCCCTGCCAGAGGTGCGGAATCCTGTACTTCTGGGCCTCAAGCGGGTTCGGGAGGTGCCTGACGACCATATCGAGGACGACGACGTGGAGCGGGGCCTTCTGCCTGAGGGTCTTGAGGTCACCGGCGTTGGTGAGCTCGACGATGTCCTTGAAGGAAACGCCGGTCTTCTTCATGTACGGAACGCTGAGGGCCCAGTTGTAGTAAGCGCTTCCGAAGGCGACGCTTCCATCTTCGACCTTGACCATCCACTGGCTCTTGAACTCCTCGGGGGCGTAGCGCTTGATGAGCCTGTTGACGTCGGTGATTATCTTGGCAAAGCGGTTGAGTATTTCGTTCGGGCCGAGCTTGAGCTCCTTGATGAGACGGTCAACCTTGTTGATGAAGAGAACCGGCTTGACGTACTCGCGAAGGGCCTGCCTGAGAACGGTCTCGGTCTGGGGCATAACTCCTTCAACGGCGTCAACGACGATGATGGCACCGTCTATGGCACGCATGGCCCTGGTAACGTCACCACCAAAGTCAACGTGACCCGGGGTGTCGATGAGGTTGATGAGGTAGTCCTGACCCTCGTAGGTGTGAACCATCGAGACGTTGGCCGCGTTGATGGTGATACCCCTCGCCTGCTCCTGCTCGTCGAAGTCAAGGACGAGCTGCTTTCCGGCGAGCTCCTCGCTTATCATTCCGGCACCGGCGAGCAGGTTATCGCTCAGCGTGGTCTTACCGTGGTCAATGTGAGCGGCGATACCCATGTTCCTGATTCTCTCAGGCTGGGTCATGAGCTCCTTAATCTTCGCAATCATCTCTTCCCTTCTTCCCATAACGCACCACCTTTGGATGAGCTTGTCGGCTTAACTTAAAAGGCTCGGTTATAAAGCTTTTCCCGATTGGAAAATGGAACCGGGGAAGGGATTCAAAACTACTTAAGCCTTTTGGAGACAAACATCCTGACCTTCTCCACGAGGTCTCCTCTCGCGTAGACTCCCCAGCGCCAGTTGCTTTCCTTGGCCTCGACGAGCGCCCTGACAACCGGCGAGACCTCGCTCAGGCGTTTAATTTCCCCGTTGAACTCCACGAATGCGTTCCTCTCCTCAAACCTCGGCTTCTCGGGGTAGTCGAGCAACGCGAGGTGGCCGAACTCACTCTCCAGCTCTTTTCTCAGCTCCCCGATTGTCTCTTCATCGAGCTCCTTCCCGCTCCAGACGACGCGCTTGTACAGTCTTCTGTTCTCGATTGCACCGATGAGCTCGCGGACTTCCCTTCTCTCGCTCGCCCTCAACCTCGCCACGAGGTCAACCTCGTCCATTTTCCGGAGCTCCCCAAGCTCAACCCCTTCGAGCTCAACGGCCTTGCACAGCATCGCGCTCGCTATTCTAACGGTGTGGTGCTGGTAAACCGTCGGATACATCATGCTCCTCGATATCAGGAGGTTCTGACCGGCCATTATCCCCTTCTCGCCGAGAATTAGTCTCTCGCCGTCCCAGCGGAGGTTTCGTATAAGGCGCTCAAGGTCAACGAGTCCGTAGGCGACCCCGGTGTAGTAGGCGTCGCGCACAAGGTAGTCCATTCTATCGGCGTCTATGTCTCCGCTCACGAGCGGGTGCTTGAGAAGGCCAAGGAACTCCCCGAGCGAGAAGCGCTCCATCAGAACGTCGCCGATTTCGCCATGCCTTATGAGGAATCTCGTATTTTCCTCGTGCCTCGGGAAGAGGCATTCAAGGGTGTGACTGAACGGGTAGTGCCCGAGGTCGTGGAGCAGGGCCGCGTAAACCGCTTCCTCGTCAATCTCCGGGTTTCTTTCCCGTATAAGCCTCGCTATGTGGAAGGTCCCGAGTGAGTGCTCGAAGCGTGTGTGTCTGGCGGAGGGATAGACGAGGAAAGCCAAGCCGAGCTGGGTAATCCTCCTGAGCCTCTGGAACTCCGGCGTGTCAACCAGCTTTACCGCGAAGTCGTCGAGCTCTATTCCGCCGTGTATCGGGTCGTGGACGAGCTTCATGTTAACCGCCATGGGGGAGTAAGAAAAAAGCTAATAAACCTAACCGCCCAAAACTCAACCGTTGGCAGGGTGCGGACCCTCCTGCCCGGAAGGTGAGGGAGCCTCTGTGCTCCCTCCCCTCTTCCTTCTGATGTGCGGCTTGAACAGCCTCTCGACCTCTTCTTGAACCTCCTCGGCTTTTCCGCTCAGAACGAGCTTTCCGTTGCCTATCACGACGACCCAGTCAACGATGGGCATCAGAGGCTCCCAGATATGGCTTATGATTACGAAGTTGGTCTTCCCCCTCATATCCTCGATGATTTCAATGACTTTTTCCATGCTGTCAAAGTCTATATTGGCGAGAGGCTCGTCGAGGAAGACTAGCTCCGGCTTTCCGATGAAGGCCTGCGCGAGGCTCAGTCTCTTCAGCATTCCCGAGGAGTAACCGCTTATGCGCTTATCAATAAAGGTCTTCACCTCAAAGAGCTCCGCCACGCGCTCAATTTCGTCCTCTCCGAAGCCCCTGCTCTCCGCAAAGAGGTTCAACCATTCCCGCCCGGTTGTAAACTGCGGAAAAGCCGGCGGGTCGTAGGCAACGCCGAAGCGGGTTTTAACCCTCCAGTTGTTCCAGGGACTTTCTCCGAACACCTTTATCTCTCCAGAGGTTGGCCTGTAGACCCCGGTGGCAAGCTTAAGAAAGGTGCTCTTTCCACCGCCGTTGGGTCCGAGTATCAGCGTTACTCCCTCCGGAATGCTAACCGTAACCCCGTCAAGTGCGTGGATGCTCCCGAAGTATTTCTTCAAATCCCTCGCCTCGATAATCATTTCCTCCACCTCCAAATGACCAGGGCAAGGAGCAGTGCAAAAACGGTCCCTAGGCCGTAGATTGCGTTCTGAACGTCCTTCGTCGGGTAATTCTTGATGAATCGGAAGGCGCAGGTCAACTTCCCGGTTCCGTTGTTGAGGACAAGGTAGTCCCCTTCACGTGGCAGGACGAACTGATAAGTCAGATGCCCGTAGATGTTCTCCCTGTTCACGAGCTCGCCCGTTATGATGTCGTACACCTCAACGACCCCGTTGCCGTTGCAGGACGCTTCCACGAGGGAGCTCGTTGGGGTGTACATGGTAACCATCATTATGTCCGTCACGTTTCCCTGCCTCTCTATTGGTTGAAGGAAAACTGGGCCAACGGAGCCGACTTTGTTCTCGTATGAGTGGTAAATCCCAATGGAGCCGATTGTGAGTATCAACAGGCCAAGGAGCAACACTGTGAGGAAGCGCCTCATACCACATCCCTCCTCCTAATTAGAACCAGCGCGGCCCCGAGGAGGAGCAACGGGACTGCAATTCCCCAGCCAAGGTATTGGGCCGTGAAGGGAGTGAAGTCCGTGCTTCCGCATCTGTGAAGGGCGTAGGTGAAGAGTGCCGGGGGAATGCTCTCGAGTCCCAGGATTTTTGGTGCGTAGACTACGGTGAAGCCCACCATAAAGGCCAGGAAGGCGTTTGGAGATGCCAGGGAAACAAAGGTTGCGACGGCGACGAGGTATAATATCAGGAAGAGCGCAATAATGAGGGCATCGCTCATGAATCCCGAGGTTACCTCCGGCAGGTAGCCGGCTATGCTGGCGTAGCTCGTTACCGTGACGTATGCAAAGGGGAGAAGAACCATGAGGACGCTGTAGACGAGTATTGAGAGCAACTTGACTCCAAAGATTTCGGTGTTGGAGTACGGAAGCGAGTAAATAGAACGCGCAACCCCGCTGTCCCGGTCGTAGCGGAAAGATAAAGCGCCAAGGAGTAGGGTAAGGAATCCGACCAGCGTCCATACATCTTCGAGGGACATCATTCCTAGGATTGCATGTAAAACCCCAGTAGATTTAGAAGGACCAAACAGACTAATACTTATTCCAGATACAAAGCCCGCAGAATAATCAACGTCCATAATGGACTGTTTCATCGACATGCCAACGAGCACCAATCCCAAGAGAAAGAGGACGTCCTTTATAACGTCGTTAAACTCCCATTTCAGGAGTGTTTTAAGTCTACTCATTTTGTCCACCCCCTTGATTAAAATCTATCCCCATCCATCTCCAGTAAATGCCATTGCCACCAAAGATTGATAGGAGGATGTTTTTCATTTTGGCCACCCAAAACTTCTTTTTAACACAACAAAGCTAAGGAAAACTATCGATGTCCAAAATACATATTTCCAGATAGTCCTAGCCTTTGAAAAAGGAATTTCCTGGACTTTTTGGAACTCAGCGTTTGTATCATAGAAGACAAGCCCTGTAGGATACAAATAGTTGTTTTCCTGTTCGTTCTGTACCTTAAACTGGTAATATTCATCCGTAAACGATGCAAACGGAATTCCTATCGCCGCGAGGTCCGGAACGAGGGCCACTCCTACACTTCCGATGTTCAATACCAGTCCCGTTGAGGGGTCGTAGCGAAGGCTATCCGGGGTGACAGTTGTGAACTCAATCTTCCCGGGTATCTTAAACGGAGGGCCTATGACAGCCACCGTGACGATGGGAGGTTGAAAAAGCCCATAATAAGTTATCAACCCTCTTTGGTTGTCAGGGGATACACTCTTTACTGTAGCACTCCAGTTGTACATAGGGAACGTTACGAGCGTAATGTTCGGTGAAACGTTTTCCATCCATATGAACGTGTGGCCATAAGGCGTCCCATTCATTCCAAAGACCATTCCATCCTTCTTCCGTATGCGATATTCCCCAAATATCCGTAGGGAACGAAGTTTGACTTTCACACTGACTTTTCCATCTGCTAAGACTCTTTTTGACGTCGAGATTACATCTGCGCTGTTCCAAAAGGCACTAATCTGGGTACCATTTTGAGCCTCAAACTTGATTGTCACGTTTTTAAGGTTAAGGAGGACACCCATGGTGAGGTATTCCCCCCTCTCCGTGAGTATCTTGAATTTTATGAGAGTATCATTGTGACAGTCCACCCAGTAATAAGTTCCATTTCTGAAGTACAGAAGGGAAGCAGTAGTAACAAGTTCTGGCTTTATACCGCGGTTAACTTGACTTTCAATGTACGGGTTGTATCTTTTGGCGGTATACTCAATGTAAACTCCAGGCTTAGCCCAGTAGGGAGTTGCTGTTGAAATCGGAAGTGTGAAAAGGAAGAGCATTATTGTGACAAGTGCAAATAGACAATGCTTTTTCATCAGCGTCCCTCCTTATAGAAAAATTAGAAAATTTAAAAAGCAAGCTTCAGATGTACGGCCAGCCTGCAGTCGCTATATCTTCTTCGACTTCAGTAGCTCCAGAAAGAACGACAGTTATTGAAGTTATTGAGTCCCTATCAGGATACTTGTTGTAGTGGAAGTATGTATATCCTTTTTCCTTTCCTTTTTCAGTGAGTCCTCCATTTCCATACCTGTAAGTTATCTGGTAGTTGGTGTACGGGTGCTGGACATCGTACTTGACTCCCACCTCAGCGAGAGCCCAGCCATACTCGCCAGTACTTGTTTTATGGACCGAAGTAACAGCCCAAGTCGTCGCTGCCACGAGTCCGGTAGCCACTACCAAGAGTCCGAACAGTACGGCAACCAGCTTCTTCATGGTGTGGACCCTCCTGCCCGGGTACTATCTTGCCCCCGGGCAGTGTTAACTATCGTCCAACAATATTTAAGTTTTACTTCGAACTTTTGTGAACAATTATGAAAAACAATCGAAACTGGTCAAAATATCCACTAAAGATTTTCAAAGCTAGTTCACACTTTATTGTCAAATGAGAAAAGGTTCGGTAATAAAATTTTAAAATAAAATGGCAAACTCTCCATTTTAGTTTGAAAACTGTCGTTCCTTTCCACGCTCTGGCAATCATCTGGATTTTCCCCCAATTATTCTTTTAACCCCAGTTAGTGCAAGGGCTCCAAGGGAGACCATGAACACATACTTCAGTTGAGAACTAGGACTTTCGAATTTAACTTCCTTGACCT
This genomic interval carries:
- a CDS encoding elongation factor EF-2, which translates into the protein MGRREEMIAKIKELMTQPERIRNMGIAAHIDHGKTTLSDNLLAGAGMISEELAGKQLVLDFDEQEQARGITINAANVSMVHTYEGQDYLINLIDTPGHVDFGGDVTRAMRAIDGAIIVVDAVEGVMPQTETVLRQALREYVKPVLFINKVDRLIKELKLGPNEILNRFAKIITDVNRLIKRYAPEEFKSQWMVKVEDGSVAFGSAYYNWALSVPYMKKTGVSFKDIVELTNAGDLKTLRQKAPLHVVVLDMVVRHLPNPLEAQKYRIPHLWQGDINSEVGQAMLKCDPKGKMVMVVTKIIIDKHAGEVATGRVWSGTVKSGKEVYLINSKRKARIQQVGIYMGPERINMEAVPAGNIVAVTGLRDAMAGETVAEEPIEPFEALHYVSEPVVTVAIEAKNVKDLPRLIEALRQLAKEDPTLHVKIDEETGQHLLSGMGELHLEVKLVKLKEDWKIDVDVSPPIVVYRESVTKKSPIVEGKSPNKHNRFYITVEPMPDEIYQAIKEGIIPEGRPKDPKAVAKKLAELGMDYEMAKGIVDVYNGNMFFDNTKGIQYLNEVMDLLVDGFHMAMDEGPLAKEPVMKVIVRLHDAKIHEDNVHRGPAQIYPAIRTAIHCAMMKAGPVLYEPYQKVIINVPYEYMGAVSREINQRRGQLIDMRQEGEVMIIIAEAPVAEMFGFAGAIRGATSGRALWSTEHAGFKRVPNELAVNIIRQIRQRKGLDPNPPTEKDVCPQQ
- a CDS encoding HD domain-containing protein, whose amino-acid sequence is MKLVHDPIHGGIELDDFAVKLVDTPEFQRLRRITQLGLAFLVYPSARHTRFEHSLGTFHIARLIRERNPEIDEEAVYAALLHDLGHYPFSHTLECLFPRHEENTRFLIRHGEIGDVLMERFSLGEFLGLLKHPLVSGDIDADRMDYLVRDAYYTGVAYGLVDLERLIRNLRWDGERLILGEKGIMAGQNLLISRSMMYPTVYQHHTVRIASAMLCKAVELEGVELGELRKMDEVDLVARLRASERREVRELIGAIENRRLYKRVVWSGKELDEETIGELRKELESEFGHLALLDYPEKPRFEERNAFVEFNGEIKRLSEVSPVVRALVEAKESNWRWGVYARGDLVEKVRMFVSKRLK
- a CDS encoding ABC-2 transporter permease, producing the protein MSRLKTLLKWEFNDVIKDVLFLLGLVLVGMSMKQSIMDVDYSAGFVSGISISLFGPSKSTGVLHAILGMMSLEDVWTLVGFLTLLLGALSFRYDRDSGVARSIYSLPYSNTEIFGVKLLSILVYSVLMVLLPFAYVTVTSYASIAGYLPEVTSGFMSDALIIALFLILYLVAVATFVSLASPNAFLAFMVGFTVVYAPKILGLESIPPALFTYALHRCGSTDFTPFTAQYLGWGIAVPLLLLGAALVLIRRRDVV
- the rpsJ gene encoding 30S ribosomal protein S10 — protein: MQKARIKLASTNIKALNEVTDQIRQIAERTGVRMSGPIPLPTKRIRITTRKSPDGEGSATFDRWELRVHKRLVDIEADERAMRQIMRIRVPEDVTIEIELIS
- a CDS encoding ABC transporter ATP-binding protein, with protein sequence MIIEARDLKKYFGSIHALDGVTVSIPEGVTLILGPNGGGKSTFLKLATGVYRPTSGEIKVFGESPWNNWRVKTRFGVAYDPPAFPQFTTGREWLNLFAESRGFGEDEIERVAELFEVKTFIDKRISGYSSGMLKRLSLAQAFIGKPELVFLDEPLANIDFDSMEKVIEIIEDMRGKTNFVIISHIWEPLMPIVDWVVVIGNGKLVLSGKAEEVQEEVERLFKPHIRRKRGGSTEAPSPSGQEGPHPANG
- the tuf gene encoding translation elongation factor EF-1 subunit alpha; translated protein: MPKEKPHVNIVFIGHVDHGKSTTIGRLLFDTANIPEQIIKKFEEMGEKGKSFKFAWVMDRLKEERERGITIDVAHTKFETPHRYITIIDAPGHRDFVKNMITGASQADAAVLIVAATDGVMPQTKEHAFLARTLGIGHIIVAINKMDMVNYDQKAFEKVKAQVEKLLKMLGYKDFPVIPISAWEGDNVVKKSDKMPWYNGPTLIEALDQIPEPPKPTDKPLRIPIQDVYSIKGVGTVPVGRVETGILRVGDVVIFEPASTIFHKPIQGEVKSIEMHHEPMQEAYPGDNIGFNVRGVGKNDIKRGDVAGHTNNPPTVVRPKDTFKAQIIVLNHPTAITVGYTPVLHAHTTQVAVRFEQLLAKLDPRTGNVLEENPQFIKTGDSAIVILRPTKAMVIEPVKEIPQLGRFAIRDMGQTVAAGMVISIQKAE